A region of Dehalococcoidia bacterium DNA encodes the following proteins:
- a CDS encoding CoA transferase → MGIGPLDGVRVIELANYVAAPAGSALMADMGADVVKIEPPAGDGWRGRPAFAGKPEDLDVAGAPLSPQFNHDNRGKRSIVLDITNAAGAEMARLLIDRADVFLTNLLPRRRARLGFEPAGLLARNPRLIYVGVTGYGPDGPDADRPGFDYSAFWASSGIMSRLVPPGQNPPLSRPALGDHTTGLTNLTATLAALRLRDQTGEGQVCELSLFSVSHWVNGADLVTAASTGNEPPLHEREQPLNPLWNTYRCADGAWLLLTMIQPDAYWQRFCRALGREDWLDCEVWSSTVGRATDSRTLTAAISEEIARRTRADWSRRLDAEAIIYAPVSTVREAVAREQTAAQATLHTVHTPAGPLPVVRAPFQIAGAEIRPRGSAPELGQHTEAVLLEAGLSWEQIGALRGRRVLG, encoded by the coding sequence ATGGGTATCGGGCCGCTGGACGGCGTGCGGGTGATCGAGCTGGCGAACTACGTGGCGGCGCCGGCTGGCTCGGCATTGATGGCCGACATGGGCGCCGACGTGGTCAAGATCGAGCCGCCCGCGGGCGACGGCTGGCGCGGTCGCCCCGCCTTCGCCGGCAAGCCGGAAGACCTCGACGTCGCCGGGGCGCCGCTCTCGCCGCAGTTCAACCACGACAACCGCGGCAAGCGCTCGATCGTGCTGGACATTACGAATGCGGCCGGCGCGGAGATGGCCCGCCTGCTGATCGACCGTGCCGACGTCTTTCTCACCAACCTGCTGCCGCGACGCCGCGCCAGGCTCGGCTTCGAGCCGGCTGGCCTGCTCGCCCGCAACCCCCGCCTGATCTACGTGGGCGTCACCGGCTACGGGCCGGACGGCCCCGACGCCGACCGCCCCGGCTTCGATTACTCCGCCTTCTGGGCCAGCAGCGGCATCATGAGCCGGCTGGTGCCGCCGGGGCAGAATCCGCCGCTCTCGCGTCCGGCCCTAGGCGACCACACTACCGGCCTCACCAACCTCACGGCCACGCTCGCTGCCCTGCGCCTGCGCGACCAGACCGGCGAGGGCCAGGTCTGTGAGCTGTCGCTGTTCAGCGTCAGCCACTGGGTGAACGGCGCCGACCTGGTCACCGCCGCCTCCACGGGTAACGAGCCGCCGCTGCACGAGCGCGAGCAGCCGCTCAACCCGCTCTGGAACACGTATCGCTGCGCCGATGGCGCCTGGCTGCTGCTGACGATGATCCAGCCCGATGCCTACTGGCAGCGCTTCTGCCGCGCCCTGGGCCGTGAAGACTGGCTGGACTGCGAAGTGTGGTCCAGCACGGTCGGCCGCGCGACGGATTCGCGTACGCTGACCGCCGCGATCAGCGAGGAGATCGCGCGGCGCACCCGCGCCGATTGGTCCCGGCGGCTTGACGCCGAAGCGATCATCTATGCGCCGGTCTCGACCGTGCGCGAAGCGGTGGCGCGCGAGCAGACGGCGGCGCAGGCCACGCTGCACACGGTGCACACGCCGGCTGGGCCGCTGCCCGTGGTGCGGGCGCCCTTCCAGATCGCCGGCGCGGAGATTCGCCCGCGCGGTTCGGCGCCGGAGCTGGGGCAGCACACGGAAGCGGTCTTGCTGGAGGCTGGGCTGAGCTGGGAGCAGATCGGCGCGTTGCGTGGGCGCCGCGTCCTCGGCTGA
- a CDS encoding YceI family protein, with protein sequence MAAAPAPITRLFDGIATPAAGRHTLDRPHTFAFFSVPHLVVGRMRGRFHTLNGTITIADDPRASTVGVQIETASVSTQNETRDEDLRSSRFLDVAAFPRMTYRGGGWTAAGEPTLRDVTRPVALEGGFIGAILDPSERARLAFQASAAFSRKEFGLTAELERESGGFLLGRDISVEIHAEAIRSDEERP encoded by the coding sequence ATGGCGGCAGCACCCGCGCCGATCACCCGCCTGTTCGACGGCATCGCCACTCCCGCCGCCGGAAGGCATACGCTCGATCGGCCGCACACCTTCGCGTTCTTCTCTGTGCCACACCTGGTGGTGGGCCGGATGCGCGGACGCTTCCACACGCTGAACGGGACGATCACGATCGCGGACGATCCGCGGGCCTCGACGGTCGGGGTGCAAATCGAGACGGCGAGCGTCAGCACGCAGAACGAGACGCGGGACGAGGATCTGCGCAGCAGTCGCTTTCTCGACGTGGCGGCATTTCCGCGCATGACCTATCGCGGCGGCGGCTGGACGGCGGCGGGCGAGCCCACGCTGCGCGATGTTACGCGGCCGGTCGCACTGGAGGGCGGCTTCATCGGCGCGATCCTCGATCCGTCAGAGCGCGCGCGACTCGCCTTCCAGGCGAGCGCCGCCTTCAGCCGCAAGGAGTTCGGGTTGACGGCGGAGCTGGAGCGGGAGTCCGGCGGCTTCCTGTTGGGACGCGACATCAGCGTCGAGATCCATGCCGAGGCGATCCGCTCCGACGAAGAGCGGCCCTGA
- a CDS encoding FAD-dependent oxidoreductase, whose translation MPSFRYLILGGGMVAGYAAQAMAERGLAAGDLAIVSADSALPYERPPLSKGFLAGKDTEASVFISDAAFYREHGIELRIGATVIGIDLGAKRLHTSGGEAIGFESLLIATGAQPRTFNVPGAEQANIHYLRSLDDSRSIKARIPAVRQALVIGGGFIGMEVAAVLAQQGVATTLAFPEQRVWARFFTPEMSAFFQRYYRERGVTLAAGERVTAFEPGQGERQAVAITASGRRLPADLVVAGIGVRPVTGLFEQSGLVLDNGIVVNEYLETNVPGVYAAGDVAHYRDVLFEKTRRVEHWDNAVEQGKHAARLLLGERVPFVHVPYFFSDDFDLSYELWGDTADAERVVYRGDVTTSSFSAWWLAGTRLLAAFAMNRPDDERDAAQRWIADRTPVDAGRVQNDQRPLEEP comes from the coding sequence GTGCCCAGCTTCCGGTACCTGATTCTCGGCGGCGGCATGGTCGCCGGCTACGCGGCGCAGGCGATGGCCGAGCGCGGCCTTGCGGCGGGCGACCTGGCGATCGTCTCTGCCGATTCGGCGCTGCCCTACGAGCGCCCGCCGCTCTCCAAGGGCTTTCTTGCCGGCAAGGACACGGAGGCGAGCGTCTTCATCAGCGACGCCGCCTTCTATCGCGAGCACGGCATCGAGCTGCGGATCGGGGCCACGGTGATCGGCATCGACCTCGGCGCGAAGCGGCTGCACACGAGCGGCGGCGAGGCGATCGGCTTCGAGTCGCTGCTGATCGCCACCGGCGCCCAGCCTCGCACGTTCAACGTGCCGGGTGCAGAGCAGGCGAACATCCACTATCTGCGCTCGCTCGACGATTCTCGGAGCATCAAGGCACGTATTCCGGCTGTCCGCCAGGCGCTGGTGATCGGCGGCGGCTTCATCGGCATGGAAGTGGCCGCGGTGCTCGCGCAGCAGGGCGTGGCGACCACCCTCGCCTTTCCCGAGCAGCGCGTCTGGGCGCGCTTCTTCACGCCCGAGATGTCGGCCTTCTTCCAGCGGTATTACCGGGAGCGCGGCGTCACACTGGCCGCCGGCGAACGCGTCACGGCCTTTGAGCCTGGCCAGGGCGAGCGCCAGGCAGTCGCGATCACCGCGAGCGGCCGCCGCCTGCCCGCGGACCTGGTGGTGGCGGGGATCGGCGTGCGCCCAGTCACCGGGCTGTTCGAACAGAGCGGCCTCGTCCTCGACAACGGCATCGTCGTCAACGAATATCTTGAGACGAACGTGCCCGGCGTCTACGCCGCCGGCGACGTGGCCCACTACCGCGATGTGCTCTTCGAGAAGACGCGGCGCGTCGAGCACTGGGACAACGCCGTCGAGCAGGGTAAGCATGCAGCGCGCCTCTTGCTGGGCGAGCGCGTGCCCTTTGTGCACGTTCCCTACTTCTTCTCCGACGATTTCGACCTCTCCTACGAGCTGTGGGGCGACACGGCGGACGCCGAGCGGGTCGTGTATCGCGGCGATGTGACCACGAGCAGCTTCAGCGCCTGGTGGCTGGCGGGAACGCGGCTGCTCGCCGCCTTCGCGATGAACCGCCCCGACGACGAGCGCGACGCGGCGCAGCGCTGGATCGCCGATCGCACGCCGGTCGATGCCGGCCGGGTGCAGAACGATCAGCGCCCGCTGGAGGAACCATAG
- a CDS encoding alpha/beta fold hydrolase, with product MLRAKPDWLAPLFPWEQQALAVNGRTMAYIDEGDRDGRPVLLLSGNPTWGFLYRDFIGPLTAAGYRAIAPDWIGAGYSDHPRIDAQLTLAHHIADLVSLIDQLALRGFVIVGQDWGGPQGVGAALQRVERLGGLVLMSTWLFNGYVGRFHQSPRPWTTWHAPLIGQLFMKREKLLSQHGPSAISKRGMSGLEARAYHHVFDEPESDAVVLTWPRTIPLREGDRGYADMAAIERRLPELRDVPTLLLWGRQDSVFGERYANRLKELLPNAEGPQAIENADHFMQDDAGPEIAGRIVEFLDRRLGARP from the coding sequence ATGCTCCGAGCGAAGCCCGACTGGCTCGCGCCGCTCTTTCCCTGGGAACAGCAGGCGCTCGCTGTCAACGGCCGCACGATGGCGTATATCGACGAGGGCGACCGGGACGGCCGGCCGGTCCTGCTGCTCTCCGGCAACCCCACCTGGGGCTTTCTCTACCGCGACTTCATCGGCCCGCTCACGGCGGCGGGCTACCGGGCGATCGCGCCGGATTGGATCGGCGCCGGCTACTCCGACCATCCGCGCATCGACGCGCAACTCACGCTGGCGCACCACATCGCCGACCTCGTCTCGCTGATCGACCAACTCGCGCTGCGCGGCTTCGTGATCGTCGGGCAGGACTGGGGCGGGCCGCAAGGCGTGGGCGCGGCGCTGCAACGGGTCGAGCGGCTGGGCGGGCTGGTGCTGATGTCCACCTGGCTGTTCAACGGCTATGTCGGCCGCTTTCACCAGTCGCCGCGGCCGTGGACCACCTGGCACGCGCCGCTGATCGGGCAGCTTTTCATGAAGCGTGAAAAGCTGCTCTCGCAGCACGGCCCCTCCGCGATCTCGAAGCGCGGCATGAGCGGGCTTGAGGCCCGCGCCTATCATCACGTCTTCGACGAGCCGGAGTCGGACGCCGTGGTGCTCACCTGGCCGCGCACGATTCCGTTGCGCGAGGGCGACCGCGGCTACGCCGACATGGCCGCGATCGAGCGCCGCCTGCCGGAGCTGCGCGACGTGCCAACGCTGCTGCTTTGGGGCCGGCAGGACAGCGTCTTCGGCGAGCGCTACGCCAACCGGCTCAAAGAGCTGCTGCCCAACGCCGAGGGGCCGCAGGCGATCGAGAACGCCGACCACTTCATGCAGGACGACGCCGGGCCGGAGATCGCCGGCCGCATCGTCGAGTTCCTGGATCGGCGGCTGGGAGCGAGGCCGTGA
- a CDS encoding glycosyl hydrolase produces MEAQHIVGPALRRPTRLLALSLLALAVLAFAGRTRSVGAATGVYFGVSISNVPDALAALDRYEADAGKHAAIVNFWRDFGSANNSIPAFYLQNLDAHGSVPMVTWVPVNWNGGDQSSYSLAAIAGGSQDGYLRTWAQQLAAYGKPILLRFAHEMNGTWYPQWSGNSGAYIAAWRHIHDLFVQNGATNVQWVWAPNIWYQVSLATDGRPYYPGDGYVDWVALDGYNNTANSWQSFTTLFGYAYNQLTAMTSKPIMIAETSSGEATPEQAAQNYSKARWIASALCCEVPFTFPRIRAIIWMNDNLTAAEGCCDWSVESSADTLTAAKNYIGGEWYYLGYYP; encoded by the coding sequence ATGGAAGCGCAGCACATCGTTGGCCCCGCCCTGCGACGCCCGACCCGGCTCCTGGCGCTCAGCCTTCTGGCGCTGGCGGTGTTGGCCTTTGCCGGCCGCACGCGTTCCGTCGGCGCGGCCACCGGCGTCTACTTCGGCGTCTCGATCAGCAACGTGCCCGACGCGCTGGCGGCGCTCGACCGCTACGAAGCGGACGCGGGCAAGCACGCCGCGATCGTCAACTTCTGGCGCGACTTCGGCTCGGCCAACAACAGCATCCCCGCCTTCTATCTGCAGAACCTCGACGCCCACGGCAGCGTGCCGATGGTCACCTGGGTGCCGGTCAACTGGAACGGCGGCGACCAGTCCTCCTACAGCCTCGCGGCCATCGCCGGCGGCAGCCAGGACGGCTACCTGCGCACGTGGGCGCAGCAGCTCGCCGCCTACGGCAAGCCGATCTTGCTGCGCTTCGCCCATGAGATGAACGGGACGTGGTATCCGCAGTGGAGCGGCAACTCCGGCGCCTACATCGCCGCCTGGCGGCACATCCATGACCTGTTCGTGCAAAACGGCGCCACAAACGTGCAGTGGGTCTGGGCGCCCAACATCTGGTACCAGGTCTCGCTCGCCACGGATGGCCGACCCTACTACCCTGGCGACGGCTACGTGGACTGGGTGGCGCTGGACGGCTACAACAACACGGCGAACAGCTGGCAGAGCTTCACCACGCTGTTCGGCTACGCCTATAACCAGCTCACGGCCATGACGAGCAAGCCGATCATGATCGCGGAGACCTCCAGCGGCGAGGCCACGCCCGAGCAGGCCGCGCAGAACTACAGCAAGGCGCGGTGGATCGCCAGCGCCCTCTGCTGCGAGGTGCCGTTCACCTTCCCCCGCATCAGGGCCATTATCTGGATGAACGACAACCTGACGGCCGCGGAGGGTTGCTGCGACTGGAGCGTCGAGTCCTCGGCCGACACGCTCACCGCCGCCAAAAATTACATCGGCGGTGAGTGGTACTACCTGGGCTACTATCCCTGA
- a CDS encoding haloalkane dehalogenase — MQTSWPEGSVLRTPEERFAALPDFPYEPRYVEIEGLRMAYVETGAGDPILCLHGEPTWSFLYRRMLPTLASAGRVIAPDLVGFGRSDKPVADYAYSYKAHVRWLRQFVEALDLQRITLVCQDWGGLLGLRLLAQQPQRFARLVAMNTGIPDGGDSGEPFLRWRRFAQQQRELDVPAMLRRAVRSRQLSDAEAAAYGAPFPSAAYQTGALVFPRLVPTRPDHPGAYDNRVAIESLKTLELPVLLPWADGDPITGHWEPHLRAIFKHVAPPLVIQGAGHFLQEDKGEEIATQIVQWMAKT, encoded by the coding sequence GTGCAGACGAGCTGGCCGGAGGGCTCAGTTCTGCGCACGCCGGAGGAGCGCTTCGCCGCCCTGCCCGACTTTCCCTATGAGCCGCGCTACGTTGAGATCGAGGGGCTGCGCATGGCCTACGTCGAGACGGGCGCCGGCGATCCGATCCTCTGCCTGCACGGCGAGCCGACCTGGAGTTTCCTCTACCGGCGCATGCTTCCCACGCTCGCCAGTGCCGGCCGCGTGATCGCGCCCGACCTGGTCGGCTTCGGCCGCTCCGACAAGCCGGTGGCCGACTACGCCTACTCGTACAAAGCGCACGTGCGCTGGCTGCGGCAGTTCGTGGAGGCGCTGGACCTGCAACGCATCACGCTCGTCTGCCAGGACTGGGGCGGGCTGCTCGGCCTGCGGCTTTTGGCGCAGCAGCCGCAGCGGTTCGCGCGGCTGGTGGCGATGAATACGGGCATCCCCGACGGCGGCGATTCCGGCGAGCCGTTCCTGCGCTGGCGCCGCTTCGCCCAGCAGCAGCGCGAGCTGGACGTGCCGGCGATGCTGCGCCGCGCCGTGCGCTCCCGCCAGCTTTCCGACGCCGAGGCCGCAGCCTACGGCGCACCGTTTCCGAGCGCCGCCTACCAGACCGGCGCCCTCGTCTTTCCTCGCCTGGTGCCCACACGGCCGGACCACCCCGGCGCCTACGACAACCGCGTGGCGATCGAAAGCCTGAAGACGCTCGAACTGCCCGTGCTGCTGCCCTGGGCCGACGGCGACCCGATCACCGGCCACTGGGAGCCACACCTGCGCGCCATCTTCAAGCACGTCGCGCCACCGCTGGTAATCCAGGGCGCCGGCCACTTCCTGCAAGAAGATAAGGGCGAGGAGATCGCCACACAGATCGTGCAGTGGATGGCGAAGACCTGA
- a CDS encoding LLM class flavin-dependent oxidoreductase gives MQFGVIALPHTAGEAVEDAKRAEAAGFHWLGVADSQSVFRELYGTAALCAAATSRIRIGPAVTNPITRHPAVTASAVATLDEISGGRAFCGIGTGDSAVLNLGERPVSLTRLREYLQTVRALLRRQDTEYRGKGVHLGWPQRAVPLYLAAEGPRTLELAGEVADGVIIGVGLQPALLREALAHLAAGAARAGRRLADLDLWAFARVNITDDVEAGIDAIRMELASCAHHVFRFTLEGKQVPAELAEAILRVQRGYQPAQHEQAAGANAELMQDPVLLRYLAERFAVVGPAEACVAKLRAVAEAGVPNVLFTGFVRDRAALLRTLGEAVLPPLAPYPPSPFPQY, from the coding sequence ATGCAGTTCGGCGTGATCGCGTTGCCGCATACGGCGGGCGAGGCCGTTGAGGACGCGAAGCGGGCCGAAGCAGCCGGCTTCCACTGGCTGGGCGTGGCCGACAGCCAGTCGGTCTTCCGCGAGCTGTACGGCACGGCCGCGCTCTGCGCCGCGGCCACGAGCCGCATCCGCATCGGTCCGGCGGTCACCAACCCGATCACGCGCCATCCTGCGGTGACCGCTTCGGCCGTCGCCACCCTTGACGAGATCAGCGGCGGACGCGCCTTCTGCGGCATCGGCACCGGCGACAGCGCCGTGCTGAACCTGGGGGAGCGGCCGGTGTCGCTAACCCGCCTGCGCGAATACCTGCAGACGGTACGCGCGTTGCTGCGCCGGCAGGATACGGAGTACCGGGGCAAAGGTGTGCACCTCGGCTGGCCGCAACGGGCGGTGCCGCTGTACCTCGCCGCGGAAGGACCGCGCACGCTGGAGCTGGCGGGTGAAGTCGCCGACGGTGTGATCATCGGCGTGGGCCTGCAGCCGGCATTGCTGCGCGAGGCGCTGGCGCACCTGGCCGCCGGCGCGGCGCGGGCGGGGCGCCGGCTGGCGGACCTCGACCTCTGGGCCTTCGCGCGCGTGAACATCACCGACGACGTAGAGGCGGGCATCGACGCGATCCGCATGGAGCTGGCCTCCTGCGCCCACCACGTCTTCCGCTTCACGCTCGAAGGCAAGCAGGTGCCGGCCGAGCTGGCGGAGGCGATCCTGCGCGTGCAGCGCGGCTACCAGCCGGCGCAGCACGAACAGGCGGCCGGCGCCAACGCCGAGCTGATGCAAGATCCGGTGTTGCTGCGCTACCTGGCGGAGCGCTTCGCCGTGGTCGGCCCAGCGGAGGCGTGCGTGGCAAAGTTGCGGGCCGTAGCCGAGGCCGGCGTGCCAAACGTGCTCTTCACCGGCTTCGTGCGCGACCGCGCCGCCTTGCTGCGCACACTCGGCGAGGCCGTGCTGCCGCCGCTGGCCCCCTATCCCCCGTCCCCTTTCCCCCAATACTAG
- a CDS encoding TIGR03084 family metal-binding protein — MRDLVNDLVAEQAVLDAIVAGLSTERWETPSPAEGWLLRDCVAHLAEFDESAARVIETREFAVRAGARRDDALSAGQAEMRGWSTAQLLAYWRDAREKLAAALLPLDPKERLPWAGPAMSARSFATARLMEAWSHGLDIHDAAGVAPVDTDRLKHVAHLGYVTREFAYRTRGLEPPSTPLYLELTAPSGAAWTWGRADARDRVSGPAGDFCRVVTQRLHWRDADLKTEGEAAAEFLRVAQAFAGPPGRGRPPKKRIGDAT, encoded by the coding sequence ATGCGTGACCTCGTCAATGACCTCGTCGCCGAGCAGGCGGTGCTGGATGCGATCGTCGCCGGCCTCTCCACCGAGCGCTGGGAGACGCCGAGTCCGGCCGAGGGCTGGCTGCTGCGCGACTGCGTGGCGCACCTGGCCGAGTTCGACGAGAGCGCCGCGCGGGTGATCGAGACGCGCGAGTTCGCGGTGCGCGCCGGCGCCCGCCGCGACGACGCACTGAGCGCGGGCCAGGCGGAGATGCGCGGCTGGAGCACGGCGCAGTTGCTCGCCTACTGGCGCGATGCTCGCGAGAAGCTGGCCGCGGCGCTGCTGCCGCTCGACCCCAAGGAGCGGCTGCCCTGGGCTGGACCGGCGATGAGCGCCCGCAGCTTCGCCACGGCGCGGCTGATGGAGGCCTGGTCGCACGGACTCGACATCCACGACGCCGCAGGCGTGGCGCCGGTGGACACCGACCGGCTGAAGCACGTCGCGCACCTCGGCTACGTGACGCGGGAGTTCGCCTACCGCACCCGCGGCCTTGAGCCGCCGTCCACGCCGCTCTACCTGGAGCTGACCGCCCCGTCCGGCGCCGCCTGGACGTGGGGACGGGCGGACGCGCGCGACCGCGTCTCCGGCCCCGCCGGCGATTTTTGCCGCGTCGTCACCCAGCGGCTGCACTGGCGCGACGCGGACCTCAAGACGGAGGGCGAAGCGGCTGCCGAGTTCCTGCGCGTGGCCCAGGCCTTTGCCGGCCCGCCCGGCCGCGGCCGCCCGCCGAAAAAGCGGATCGGAGACGCAACATAG
- a CDS encoding ester cyclase, whose product MAGEDNLQLMKTLDDSWNAQDWELFKKRHAANTAVYWPGQPDPTRGREAHQQESEAFFKSIENSLENNPYKVMFASGDWTCTIAKWKGRMIGPLTGPDGKVHQPTGKSFELEFCTVARWKDGEIVEENLFYDQVGFLKQIGVM is encoded by the coding sequence GTGGCCGGTGAGGACAACCTGCAGCTGATGAAGACACTGGATGACTCGTGGAACGCGCAGGACTGGGAGCTGTTCAAAAAGCGCCATGCCGCGAACACTGCCGTCTACTGGCCTGGACAGCCAGACCCGACGCGCGGCCGCGAAGCGCACCAACAGGAATCGGAGGCGTTCTTCAAGTCGATCGAGAACAGCCTGGAAAACAACCCGTACAAAGTGATGTTCGCCTCGGGCGACTGGACCTGCACGATCGCGAAGTGGAAGGGGCGCATGATCGGGCCGCTGACCGGCCCAGACGGCAAAGTCCATCAACCGACGGGCAAGAGCTTCGAGCTGGAGTTCTGCACCGTCGCCCGCTGGAAGGACGGGGAGATCGTGGAGGAGAACCTGTTCTACGACCAGGTCGGCTTCCTCAAGCAGATCGGCGTGATGTAG
- a CDS encoding DUF1778 domain-containing protein produces MPTLRAASRSQRGRLDMRLDEEQKALLERAAELSGQTLTAFVLDSARRAAEQTVRHHSLIALSARDAEAFVEALLNPPPPAPRLARSLRRQRRLPTQ; encoded by the coding sequence ATGCCAACGCTACGCGCCGCATCGCGTTCGCAACGTGGGCGGCTTGACATGCGGCTCGATGAGGAGCAGAAGGCGTTGCTGGAACGCGCTGCCGAATTGAGCGGCCAGACGTTGACCGCCTTCGTGCTGGACAGCGCCCGCCGCGCCGCCGAACAGACCGTTCGCCACCATAGCCTTATTGCACTTTCCGCACGCGATGCCGAGGCGTTCGTCGAGGCGCTGCTGAACCCGCCGCCGCCGGCGCCGCGGCTCGCGCGCTCCCTGCGCCGCCAGCGCCGCCTGCCCACCCAGTAG
- a CDS encoding DoxX family protein: MKDLGLLALRLTTGGLLMGHGSQKLFGKFNGPGLEGTGGWLESLGMKPGQRWALLAGGSEFGGGLLTALGLLSPIGPITTIAPMAMATGTVHRGKPIWVTEGGAELPVSNMAAAAALALTGPGKLSLDGLLGIRVPKALTLLALLGTAAGIGYGMKLHMDAQQAREEQAEGFEAEPGGEAGAQQDSPQPETARTHEGLDATLAESSQRSPG; encoded by the coding sequence ATGAAGGACCTTGGACTGCTGGCGCTGCGGCTGACGACGGGCGGGCTGCTGATGGGGCACGGCTCCCAGAAGTTGTTCGGCAAGTTCAACGGACCGGGCCTGGAAGGCACGGGCGGCTGGCTGGAGTCGCTGGGCATGAAGCCCGGCCAGCGCTGGGCGCTGCTGGCCGGCGGCAGCGAATTCGGCGGCGGGCTGCTTACCGCGCTCGGCCTGCTCAGCCCGATCGGCCCGATCACGACGATCGCGCCGATGGCGATGGCGACGGGCACCGTGCACCGGGGCAAGCCAATCTGGGTGACCGAAGGCGGCGCCGAGCTGCCCGTCAGCAACATGGCCGCGGCCGCGGCGCTGGCTCTCACCGGCCCTGGCAAGCTCTCGCTCGACGGTCTGCTCGGCATCCGCGTACCGAAGGCGCTGACGTTGCTGGCGCTCCTGGGCACGGCGGCGGGTATCGGCTACGGCATGAAGCTGCACATGGACGCGCAGCAGGCGCGCGAGGAGCAGGCGGAGGGTTTTGAAGCCGAGCCAGGCGGCGAAGCCGGCGCGCAGCAGGACTCGCCCCAGCCGGAAACGGCCCGCACGCACGAAGGACTCGACGCCACGCTGGCCGAATCTTCCCAGCGCTCGCCGGGCTGA
- a CDS encoding enoyl-CoA hydratase-related protein produces the protein MSETPVRLDVAGGVGTITLDSPANRNALSRVLVEGLREQLDAALADARVRVIVLTGTGNTFCAGADLKEQREANAAGDSAAMVASAQRLIGIFKSIWFSPKPVVGRINGHARAGGIGLVCACDITVASEAATFGFSEVRLGLVPAVISVLALRKIGLTRGMEYVLTGENIPAAEAVRLGMLNAVTSADLLDAAVERYTGMLLQGGPQALALCKQLVRDVPALSLDAGFELAAELNPRMFASPEALEGMTAFAEKRPPRWTELP, from the coding sequence GTGAGTGAAACCCCTGTACGACTCGACGTCGCCGGCGGCGTCGGCACGATTACGCTGGACTCGCCAGCGAACCGCAACGCGCTCTCGCGGGTGCTGGTGGAGGGCCTGCGCGAACAGCTCGACGCCGCGCTGGCCGATGCGCGCGTGCGCGTGATCGTGCTCACCGGCACGGGCAACACCTTCTGCGCCGGCGCCGACCTGAAGGAGCAGCGCGAGGCGAACGCCGCCGGCGACAGCGCGGCGATGGTGGCCAGCGCCCAGCGGCTGATCGGCATCTTCAAGTCGATCTGGTTCTCGCCCAAGCCAGTGGTGGGGCGGATCAACGGCCACGCGCGGGCGGGCGGCATCGGCCTGGTCTGCGCCTGCGACATCACGGTGGCCAGCGAGGCGGCGACCTTCGGCTTCAGCGAGGTGCGGCTGGGGCTTGTTCCGGCGGTCATCTCCGTGCTGGCGCTGCGCAAGATCGGCCTGACCAGGGGCATGGAGTACGTGCTCACCGGGGAAAACATTCCCGCGGCTGAAGCGGTGCGCCTGGGCATGCTCAACGCCGTGACCAGCGCCGATCTGCTGGATGCGGCGGTCGAGCGCTACACCGGCATGCTGCTGCAGGGCGGGCCGCAGGCGCTCGCGCTCTGCAAGCAACTGGTGCGCGACGTGCCCGCGCTCTCGCTGGATGCGGGCTTTGAGCTGGCGGCGGAGCTAAACCCGCGCATGTTCGCCAGCCCCGAGGCGCTTGAAGGAATGACCGCCTTCGCCGAGAAGCGCCCGCCGCGCTGGACCGAGCTGCCCTGA
- a CDS encoding GNAT family N-acetyltransferase, producing MSLVIEPLHGRHRRERFNSGEEELDRYLREQAGQDVRRRAASCHVLRAVENLDVIGYYTLSMNRIDPSVFPEVARRRLPRYPDLPAALLGRLAIDTGVRGQRLGDLLLTDAIERVLNNPVAALALIVDALHERAAGFYEHFGFARFPDDAHRLFLPLSNIKL from the coding sequence ATGTCTCTGGTAATCGAGCCGTTGCACGGGCGCCATAGACGCGAGCGCTTCAATAGCGGTGAGGAGGAACTGGATCGCTACCTGCGCGAGCAGGCGGGCCAAGATGTGCGCCGCCGTGCCGCCAGTTGCCATGTGCTGCGCGCGGTCGAGAACCTCGACGTGATCGGCTACTACACGCTGAGCATGAACCGCATCGACCCGAGTGTATTTCCGGAAGTGGCGCGGCGCCGTCTGCCACGCTATCCGGACCTACCGGCGGCGTTGCTGGGCAGGCTGGCCATTGATACAGGCGTCCGCGGGCAACGTCTTGGGGATCTCTTGCTCACCGACGCGATCGAGCGCGTGCTCAACAATCCCGTGGCAGCGCTGGCGCTTATTGTGGACGCCCTGCATGAACGCGCCGCCGGATTCTACGAGCACTTCGGCTTCGCACGCTTCCCAGACGATGCGCACCGCCTATTTCTGCCGTTGAGCAACATCAAACTCTGA